Proteins encoded together in one Benincasa hispida cultivar B227 chromosome 1, ASM972705v1, whole genome shotgun sequence window:
- the LOC120088227 gene encoding uncharacterized protein LOC120088227: MSSILSSQGLVIATAMVVSSTALFLAFSNHHKINPIIPSISLLPSCFSSDEKKKEKKKQRRKKKKVRFAEDVKEPKGNGEEYRREHDEKMGMEERKLTRTRTSNCRNEIPANRVALYNGILKDRSQRIQCSF; encoded by the exons ATGTCTTCCATTCTAAGCTCTCAAGGTCTCGTCATTGCCACAGCCATGGTCGTCTCCTCCACAGCTCTGTTCCTCGCTTTCTCCAATCACCACAAGATCAATCCAATAATCCCTTCCATATCCCTTCTTCCTTCTTGCTTTTCTTCTG atgaaaagaagaaggagaagaagaaacagaggaggaagaagaagaaggtgagATTTGCAGAGGATGTGAAAGAGCCAAAAGGGAATGGAGAAGAGTATAGAAGAGAGCATGATGAGAAAATGGGTATGgaggaaagaaaattaacaagaacaagaacaagCAATTGTAGAAATGAAATTCCTGCAAATCGAGTTGCTCTGTATAATGGAATTCTTAAAGACAGATCGCAAAGGATTCAATGTTCGTTTTGA